The following coding sequences are from one Novosphingobium sp. KACC 22771 window:
- the hrpB gene encoding ATP-dependent helicase HrpB translates to MSDLPIHTVLPELLKALRDRPNAVLIAPPGAGKTTSVAPALTREPWCEGKVILLSPRRVAARAAAERMAEMMGESAGQTVGYLTRLDSKQSAKTRVLVVTEAIFVATILADPELTGISAVLFDEAHERNLDSDLGLALAVECQQVLREDLRIIPMSATIDGERFAALLGPDTPVIESEGRAWPLTIRWLGARAEMRIEDQMVSAILTAWREEEGDILAFLPGVGEISRVAEKLEERLKGVPILPLHGQCEPQAQRAAIRRDSEGRRRIVLATSIAETSLTLDGVSVVVDCGLSRRPEYDKAAGVTRLITTRSSQAAAAQRAGRAARQGPGVAYRLWEEAAHAGRPAFDPPEMLTSDLAPFTLALAQWGALDPGAMAWIDPPPAAAMAAARGKLASLGALDGDRITDHGRAMASLPMGPEQAHMLLYGAARGAGETAAMLAFLLQERALGGRGEDLLARLDRWRTDRSAKAEAARQMAKQWARRAKKLVKRIPGETPPAGVLLAEGFPDNLAKRRDASGEEWLAAGGRGLVLDGLSSLARAEYLAVGEAQGSAKGARITGAIALSEAEVLEHLAHRIERRSTLRWVADERRVEALLERRLGAFVFTRGSDPKPDPAAITAFLCERIRADGLGLLPLGRASQALLKRARFAGVEALSEEALLVDLEDWAGPHLKRRLDSVEAGALHQALLDRLGWEGKQALDRLVPSEFRSPAGSTHPIDYDDAGGPSVEVRVQALFGLERHPTFGQPPQPLRLLLTSPGGKPIQTTLDLPGFWRGSWRDVVKDMKGRYPKHRWPDEPWAEDPSLKTKNAFQAQRRS, encoded by the coding sequence GGGCTATCTGACCCGCTTGGACAGCAAGCAGTCGGCCAAGACCCGCGTTCTGGTGGTGACCGAGGCGATTTTCGTCGCCACGATTCTGGCCGACCCGGAACTCACAGGTATTTCGGCCGTGCTGTTTGACGAGGCGCATGAGCGCAATCTTGACAGTGACTTAGGTCTCGCTCTTGCAGTCGAGTGTCAACAAGTGCTACGCGAGGATTTGCGTATCATTCCGATGTCGGCGACGATTGACGGCGAGCGTTTCGCCGCCTTGCTCGGGCCCGATACGCCGGTGATCGAGAGCGAGGGGCGCGCCTGGCCGCTCACAATCCGCTGGCTGGGCGCAAGGGCCGAAATGCGCATCGAGGATCAGATGGTCAGTGCCATCCTGACCGCCTGGCGCGAGGAGGAAGGCGATATTCTGGCCTTCCTGCCCGGCGTTGGCGAAATCTCCCGCGTGGCGGAAAAGCTGGAGGAGCGGCTGAAAGGCGTACCGATCCTGCCCCTGCACGGCCAATGCGAGCCGCAGGCCCAGCGCGCCGCGATCCGCCGCGATTCAGAAGGCCGCCGCCGCATCGTGCTGGCCACCAGCATTGCCGAAACGTCGTTGACGCTGGATGGCGTGTCGGTGGTGGTCGATTGCGGCCTGTCGCGTCGCCCGGAATATGATAAGGCGGCGGGCGTCACGCGCCTGATTACCACGCGATCCTCGCAGGCTGCAGCCGCTCAGCGCGCCGGCCGCGCCGCGCGCCAGGGCCCCGGCGTCGCCTATCGTTTATGGGAAGAGGCCGCCCATGCCGGTCGACCCGCCTTTGATCCGCCCGAAATGCTGACCAGCGATCTGGCGCCGTTCACGCTGGCGCTGGCGCAATGGGGTGCGCTGGATCCGGGCGCGATGGCGTGGATTGATCCGCCTCCGGCCGCAGCGATGGCGGCGGCGCGCGGCAAATTGGCCAGCCTTGGTGCGCTGGATGGCGATCGCATTACCGATCACGGCCGCGCCATGGCCAGCCTGCCAATGGGGCCGGAACAGGCGCATATGCTGCTCTACGGCGCGGCGCGCGGGGCGGGGGAAACAGCGGCGATGCTGGCCTTCCTACTGCAGGAACGCGCTCTGGGCGGGCGGGGCGAGGACCTGCTGGCGCGGCTCGACCGCTGGCGCACGGATCGGTCGGCCAAGGCCGAGGCGGCGCGGCAGATGGCAAAGCAATGGGCGCGGCGGGCCAAAAAGCTGGTCAAGCGCATCCCCGGCGAGACCCCGCCCGCGGGCGTGCTGCTGGCCGAGGGTTTTCCGGACAATCTGGCCAAACGGCGCGATGCCAGCGGCGAGGAATGGCTGGCGGCGGGGGGCAGGGGGCTGGTACTCGATGGCCTGTCCTCGCTGGCCCGCGCCGAATATCTGGCCGTGGGCGAGGCGCAGGGCAGCGCGAAGGGCGCGCGGATCACCGGGGCGATTGCGTTGAGCGAGGCGGAGGTTTTGGAGCATCTGGCACACCGGATCGAGCGGCGGTCAACTTTGCGCTGGGTGGCCGATGAACGGCGAGTAGAGGCGCTGCTGGAACGGCGGCTTGGGGCGTTTGTGTTCACGCGCGGCAGCGACCCCAAGCCCGATCCGGCGGCCATCACGGCTTTCCTGTGCGAGCGTATCCGCGCGGATGGACTGGGCCTGCTGCCGCTCGGCCGCGCCAGTCAGGCGCTGCTCAAACGCGCCCGCTTTGCCGGGGTAGAGGCGCTGAGCGAGGAGGCCTTGCTGGTCGATCTGGAGGATTGGGCCGGGCCGCATTTAAAAAGGCGCCTCGACTCGGTTGAGGCCGGGGCGCTGCATCAGGCTTTGCTCGACCGGCTGGGCTGGGAGGGCAAGCAGGCGCTCGACCGGCTGGTGCCAAGCGAATTTCGCAGCCCTGCGGGCAGCACCCATCCCATCGATTATGACGACGCGGGCGGGCCATCGGTCGAGGTGCGCGTGCAGGCACTGTTCGGCCTTGAGCGCCATCCCACCTTTGGTCAGCCACCCCAACCCTTGCGGCTTTTGCTCACCTCGCCGGGCGGAAAGCCGATCCAGACCACGCTCGATCTGCCCGGATTTTGGCGTGGGAGCTGGCGCGATGTGGTCAAGGATATGAAGGGGCGATACCCCAAACACCGCTGGCCGGACGAGCCATGGGCCGAAGACCCCAGCCTGAAGACGAAAAACGCGTTTCAGGCCCAACGTCGCTCTTGA
- a CDS encoding ETC complex I subunit — MTARIFQRPKNAMQSGKALLDQWILEFAPNEARRPDPLMGWPGSADTQNQVSLKFASLDEAKAYADKHGIVATIHATPPRRLKLQAYADNFR, encoded by the coding sequence ATGACCGCACGTATCTTTCAGCGCCCGAAGAACGCCATGCAGTCCGGCAAGGCCCTGCTGGACCAGTGGATCCTCGAATTCGCGCCCAACGAAGCCCGTCGTCCCGACCCCCTGATGGGCTGGCCCGGCAGCGCCGACACGCAAAATCAGGTGAGCCTCAAGTTCGCCTCGCTGGATGAGGCCAAGGCCTATGCCGATAAGCACGGCATCGTCGCCACCATCCACGCCACCCCGCCGCGCCGCCTTAAGCTGCAGGCTTACGCGGATAATTTCCGCTAA
- a CDS encoding DNA polymerase III subunit gamma/tau, with product MMTDSSDMFGGGDDGDDLPWDDDAPEDQPSAAELEEAGQESMFGAPEPAPAPAPVVSAQPYRVLARKYRSQTFAELIGQDAMVQTLANAIKRDRLAHAFLMTGIRGVGKTSTARLIAKALNCVGADGKGGPTISPCSVCEPCVAIAEGRHIDVIEMDAASHTGVDDVREIIEAVRYAAVSARYKIYIIDEVHMLSRNAFNALLKTLEEPPAHVKFLFATTEVDKLPITVLSRCQRFDLKRIPASLLAEHFRSICEKEGVAIEAEALNMIAEAAEGSARDGLSILDQAIAHADLASDSDHTNVTAESVREMLGLADKSVQRKLFAALLNGDGGALLDLVSAQFALGVEPIALMRSAMEITHRITVAQVGRGPVKAVSEDERKAIEDWSKRLQPGQLHRLWQLLIKGHDEVKTAPAPLVAAEMALLRCLHAADMPDPGQLVKKLEGLAAQAVALPPAAPGEPAPAPAAPAMDWRQLVEHVEHYSIPMGAMMRGQVRVVELSPARLVFEQAPGFAMNIVDDLRKILREVTGDLWEVEQRSEGGQPTLMEVEAKAREAQVNQRQQSPLMQAALAAFPGAQDITDEGQSGGFQRRQSYGSR from the coding sequence ATGATGACTGATTCCTCGGACATGTTCGGCGGCGGCGATGACGGCGATGATCTGCCGTGGGACGATGACGCGCCAGAAGACCAGCCCAGCGCGGCCGAACTGGAAGAGGCGGGGCAGGAGAGCATGTTCGGCGCGCCCGAACCGGCGCCCGCCCCCGCGCCCGTGGTTTCGGCGCAACCTTATCGCGTGCTGGCCCGCAAATATCGTTCGCAGACTTTTGCCGAGCTGATCGGTCAGGACGCCATGGTCCAGACGTTGGCCAATGCGATCAAGCGCGATCGTTTGGCCCATGCGTTTTTGATGACCGGCATTCGCGGCGTGGGCAAGACATCCACCGCGCGCCTGATTGCCAAGGCGCTCAATTGCGTGGGCGCGGATGGCAAGGGCGGGCCGACGATTTCGCCCTGCAGCGTCTGCGAGCCTTGCGTGGCGATTGCCGAGGGGCGCCACATTGACGTGATCGAGATGGACGCGGCCAGCCATACCGGCGTGGACGATGTGCGCGAGATCATCGAGGCGGTGCGTTATGCGGCGGTTTCGGCGCGCTACAAGATCTATATCATCGACGAAGTTCACATGCTGTCGCGCAATGCTTTCAATGCGTTACTCAAGACTCTTGAGGAGCCGCCTGCGCATGTGAAATTCCTGTTCGCGACCACCGAGGTCGATAAATTGCCGATCACCGTGCTGTCGCGGTGTCAGCGTTTTGACTTGAAACGTATTCCCGCATCCTTGCTGGCCGAGCATTTCCGGAGCATTTGCGAAAAGGAAGGCGTGGCCATTGAGGCCGAGGCGCTGAACATGATTGCCGAGGCGGCCGAAGGTTCGGCGCGCGACGGGCTCTCGATCCTCGATCAGGCGATTGCCCATGCCGATCTGGCAAGCGATTCCGACCACACCAACGTCACCGCCGAGAGCGTGCGCGAGATGCTGGGGCTGGCCGACAAGAGCGTGCAGCGCAAGCTGTTCGCCGCCTTGCTGAATGGGGATGGCGGGGCTTTGCTGGATCTGGTCTCGGCGCAATTCGCGCTGGGGGTCGAACCCATCGCCCTGATGCGCAGCGCCATGGAGATCACCCACCGCATCACCGTCGCGCAGGTGGGCCGCGGGCCGGTCAAGGCCGTGTCCGAGGATGAGCGCAAGGCCATTGAAGACTGGTCCAAGCGTTTGCAGCCGGGCCAATTGCACCGTCTCTGGCAATTGCTGATCAAGGGGCATGACGAGGTCAAGACCGCGCCCGCGCCTTTGGTCGCGGCGGAAATGGCGCTGCTGCGGTGCCTCCATGCCGCCGATATGCCCGATCCGGGGCAATTGGTGAAAAAGCTGGAAGGGCTGGCCGCGCAGGCTGTGGCCCTGCCGCCCGCCGCGCCCGGCGAACCGGCCCCCGCGCCCGCCGCCCCCGCGATGGACTGGCGGCAATTGGTCGAGCATGTCGAGCATTATTCGATCCCCATGGGGGCGATGATGCGCGGACAGGTGCGCGTGGTGGAACTATCCCCCGCAAGGCTGGTGTTTGAGCAGGCGCCCGGCTTTGCCATGAACATCGTCGATGATCTGCGCAAAATCCTGCGCGAGGTGACCGGCGATCTGTGGGAGGTTGAACAGCGCAGCGAAGGCGGCCAACCGACCTTGATGGAGGTTGAAGCCAAAGCCCGCGAGGCGCAGGTTAACCAGCGTCAGCAATCGCCTCTGATGCAGGCCGCCTTGGCCGCATTTCCGGGGGCGCAGGATATTACCGATGAAGGACAGTCTGGCGGCTTTCAACGCCGCCAGTCCTATGGGAGCCGTTAA
- a CDS encoding YbaB/EbfC family nucleoid-associated protein produces MKSMEEMIKAAQQAAETIQKQMNETQSKLDAMEVEGSAGGGLVKIRASAKGRVIGVSVDDSLLVPADKGILEDLIAAAFNDARAKADEVAGAELAKAQSGMGLPPGFKLPF; encoded by the coding sequence ATGAAGTCGATGGAAGAAATGATCAAGGCCGCCCAGCAGGCCGCCGAAACGATCCAGAAGCAGATGAATGAAACCCAGTCGAAGCTGGACGCGATGGAAGTCGAAGGCAGCGCGGGCGGCGGTCTGGTCAAGATCCGCGCCAGCGCCAAGGGCCGGGTGATCGGCGTGTCGGTGGATGACAGTCTGCTGGTGCCCGCCGACAAGGGCATTCTGGAGGATCTGATCGCGGCCGCCTTCAACGACGCGCGCGCCAAGGCCGATGAAGTGGCCGGGGCCGAACTGGCCAAGGCGCAGAGCGGCATGGGTCTGCCGCCGGGCTTCAAGCTGCCGTTCTGA
- the lon gene encoding endopeptidase La: MTDENTPSNVNAPLPTLLPMLPLRDIVVFPGMVVPLFVGREKSVAALEAAMAGDKDIFLLAQLDPGCDDPHADDLYDVGVVATVLQLLKLPDGTVRVLVEGTRRARMVALTEEEEMLRAELAPVESGEAEGPEVAAMMRSVVDQFGEYAKLNKKLSQDAGDQLSDIEDASALADQIASHISAKVADKQALLSETDPLKRLEMVYGFMEGELGVLQVERRIRGRVKRQMEKTQREYYLNEQLKAIQSELGGGDENGANEIAELQERINKLKLSKEARAKAETELKKLKTMQPMSAEATVVRNYLDVLLGLPWGKKSKLKKDIGAAQAVLDADHYALDKVKDRIIEYLAVQARTNKLKGPILCLVGPPGVGKTSLGKSIAKATGREFIRQSLGGVRDEAEIRGHRRTYIGSMPGKIVSNLKKAGTSNPLFLLDEIDKLGQDFRGDPASALLEVLDPEQNAKFQDHYLELDIDLSDIMFVCTANSLNLPQPLLDRMEIIRLEGYTEDEKVEIAERHLVAKQIEAHGLKKGEFTLTQPALRDLIRYYTREAGVRTLEREVARLARKSLRKILEGKDKSVTITPENLADFAGVRKFRHGVSDEENQIGAVTGLAWTEVGGELLTIESVTVPGKGAVKTTGKLGEVMSESVQMAFSFVKARAPAYGIKPSIFNRKDLHIHLPEGAVPKDGPSAGIGMVTAMVSTLTGIPVRADVAMTGEVTLRGRVLAIGGLKEKLLAALRGGIKTVLIPEENAKDLAEIPANIREGLEIVPVSHVDQVLARALVEVPQAIEWTEADDLASQPAAGPAGAPPASSATAH, from the coding sequence ATGACCGACGAGAACACTCCCTCGAATGTGAATGCGCCGCTGCCTACGCTGCTGCCGATGCTGCCGCTGCGCGATATTGTGGTTTTCCCCGGCATGGTGGTGCCGCTGTTTGTGGGCCGCGAAAAATCGGTGGCCGCATTGGAAGCGGCCATGGCGGGCGACAAGGACATCTTCCTGCTGGCCCAGTTGGACCCGGGTTGCGATGATCCCCATGCCGACGATCTTTATGATGTGGGCGTGGTGGCCACGGTGCTGCAATTGCTGAAATTGCCCGACGGCACGGTTCGCGTGCTGGTCGAAGGCACGCGGCGCGCGCGCATGGTCGCCTTGACCGAGGAAGAGGAAATGCTGCGCGCCGAACTGGCGCCGGTGGAAAGCGGCGAGGCCGAAGGGCCCGAAGTCGCCGCCATGATGCGCAGCGTCGTCGATCAGTTCGGCGAATATGCCAAGCTGAACAAGAAGCTCTCGCAGGATGCGGGCGACCAGCTTTCCGACATCGAGGACGCCTCGGCTCTGGCCGATCAGATCGCCAGCCATATCAGCGCCAAGGTGGCCGACAAGCAGGCCTTGCTGTCGGAAACCGATCCGTTGAAGCGGCTGGAAATGGTCTATGGCTTCATGGAAGGCGAACTGGGCGTTCTGCAGGTGGAGCGCCGCATCCGTGGCCGCGTGAAGCGCCAGATGGAAAAGACCCAGCGCGAATATTACCTCAACGAACAGTTGAAGGCGATCCAGAGCGAGCTGGGCGGCGGGGATGAAAACGGCGCCAATGAAATTGCCGAACTCCAGGAGCGCATCAACAAGCTCAAGCTGAGCAAGGAAGCGCGGGCCAAGGCCGAGACGGAGCTCAAGAAGCTCAAGACGATGCAGCCGATGAGCGCCGAGGCGACCGTCGTGCGCAACTATCTTGACGTGCTGCTGGGTCTGCCCTGGGGCAAGAAGAGCAAGCTGAAGAAGGACATCGGCGCGGCGCAGGCTGTGCTCGATGCCGATCACTATGCGCTGGACAAGGTCAAGGACCGCATCATCGAATATCTGGCGGTGCAGGCGCGGACCAACAAGCTGAAGGGGCCGATCCTGTGCCTCGTCGGCCCGCCGGGCGTGGGCAAGACCTCGCTGGGCAAGAGCATCGCCAAGGCGACGGGGCGCGAATTCATTCGCCAGTCGCTGGGCGGCGTGCGCGATGAGGCCGAAATCCGTGGCCACCGCCGCACCTATATCGGCTCCATGCCTGGCAAAATCGTGTCGAACCTGAAAAAGGCGGGTACCAGCAATCCGCTGTTCCTGCTCGACGAGATCGACAAGCTGGGGCAGGATTTCCGCGGCGATCCGGCTTCGGCGCTGCTCGAAGTGCTGGACCCGGAACAGAATGCCAAGTTTCAGGATCACTATCTGGAGCTTGACATCGACCTGTCGGACATCATGTTCGTCTGCACGGCCAACAGTCTGAACCTGCCCCAGCCTTTGCTGGACCGCATGGAGATCATCCGTCTGGAGGGCTATACCGAGGACGAGAAGGTCGAGATCGCCGAGCGCCATCTGGTGGCCAAGCAGATCGAGGCGCATGGGTTGAAAAAGGGCGAGTTCACCCTGACCCAGCCCGCGCTGCGCGATCTGATCCGCTATTACACACGTGAGGCGGGCGTGCGTACGCTGGAGCGCGAAGTGGCGCGGCTGGCGCGCAAGAGCCTGCGCAAGATTCTGGAAGGCAAGGACAAGAGCGTGACCATCACGCCCGAAAACCTGGCCGATTTTGCCGGTGTCCGCAAATTCCGCCATGGCGTGTCGGACGAGGAAAATCAGATCGGTGCGGTGACGGGTCTGGCCTGGACCGAGGTGGGCGGCGAATTGCTGACCATCGAAAGCGTGACGGTGCCGGGCAAGGGCGCGGTCAAGACTACGGGCAAGCTGGGCGAGGTGATGAGCGAGAGCGTGCAGATGGCGTTCTCCTTCGTAAAGGCGCGCGCGCCTGCCTATGGGATCAAGCCGTCGATCTTCAACCGCAAGGACCTGCACATCCACCTGCCCGAAGGAGCCGTGCCCAAGGACGGGCCGAGCGCGGGTATTGGTATGGTAACCGCTATGGTCTCGACGCTGACGGGCATTCCCGTGCGCGCCGATGTGGCGATGACCGGCGAGGTCACGCTGCGCGGGCGGGTGCTGGCGATCGGGGGCTTGAAGGAAAAGCTGCTGGCCGCGCTGCGCGGCGGCATCAAGACCGTGCTGATCCCTGAAGAGAACGCCAAGGATCTGGCCGAAATTCCGGCCAACATCCGCGAAGGGCTAGAAATCGTTCCCGTCAGCCATGTTGATCAGGTGCTGGCGCGCGCGTTGGTTGAGGTTCCGCAGGCCATCGAATGGACCGAGGCCGACGATCTGGCCAGCCAGCCTGCCGCGGGGCCTGCGGGCGCGCCGCCAGCCTCCTCGGCAACCGCGCACTGA
- a CDS encoding HU family DNA-binding protein — translation MNKNELIGAVAEASGLTRNDATKAVEGVFEAITAALKAGDEVRLVGFGTFSVAKRKASTGRNPRTGEPLAISASAQPKFKAGKGLKDAVN, via the coding sequence ATGAATAAGAACGAACTGATCGGCGCGGTTGCCGAAGCCAGCGGCCTTACCCGCAATGATGCGACCAAGGCCGTCGAAGGCGTGTTCGAGGCGATCACCGCCGCTCTGAAGGCTGGTGACGAAGTCCGTCTGGTGGGCTTTGGCACGTTCTCGGTGGCCAAGCGCAAGGCCTCGACCGGTCGCAACCCCCGCACCGGCGAACCTCTGGCGATCTCGGCCTCGGCCCAGCCCAAGTTCAAGGCCGGCAAGGGCCTGAAGGACGCGGTGAACTGA
- the rlmB gene encoding 23S rRNA (guanosine(2251)-2'-O)-methyltransferase RlmB — protein MSRHSDDDSQHGGQQGGRGKGKALRGRAGRMQGGRGSGRASKGAVRLWGHHAVEAALKNPDRRHRKLWATREAIANLDGELPADFTIEYAQAADLGRLVARDAPHQGLVLECDALEDIFLEDVLHGDPSRPIVVLDQVTDPHNVGAILRSAAAFNAAAIVTQDRHAPPESGVLAKSASGALEVVPWVRVVNLARALEEIAEAGYWRIGLAGEAEATLAQAMSAGPVALVLGAEGEGMRHNITQHCDALARLPISEAMESLNVSNAAAIALYAVATREAAE, from the coding sequence ATGAGCCGCCACAGCGACGACGACAGCCAACATGGGGGGCAACAGGGCGGGCGCGGAAAGGGCAAGGCGCTGCGGGGCCGCGCGGGCCGGATGCAGGGCGGGCGCGGTTCAGGCCGGGCCAGCAAGGGCGCGGTGCGCCTGTGGGGCCACCATGCGGTCGAGGCCGCGCTGAAGAACCCGGATCGCCGCCACCGCAAATTGTGGGCCACGCGCGAGGCCATCGCGAATCTGGATGGCGAGCTTCCCGCTGATTTCACTATCGAATATGCGCAAGCCGCCGATCTTGGCCGCCTTGTCGCGCGCGATGCGCCGCATCAGGGGCTGGTGCTGGAATGCGATGCGTTGGAGGATATCTTCCTCGAAGACGTGCTGCACGGCGATCCCTCGCGCCCCATCGTTGTCCTCGATCAGGTGACCGATCCGCATAATGTCGGCGCGATCCTGCGCTCGGCTGCCGCCTTCAATGCGGCCGCCATCGTAACCCAGGATCGCCACGCGCCGCCCGAATCGGGCGTGCTCGCCAAATCGGCCAGCGGCGCGCTGGAGGTTGTGCCCTGGGTCCGCGTGGTCAATCTGGCCCGCGCGCTCGAAGAAATCGCCGAGGCAGGCTACTGGCGCATTGGACTTGCCGGAGAAGCCGAGGCGACCTTGGCGCAGGCGATGAGCGCAGGGCCGGTCGCACTGGTGCTGGGCGCAGAGGGCGAAGGCATGCGCCACAATATCACCCAGCATTGCGACGCCCTTGCCCGCCTCCCGATCAGCGAAGCGATGGAATCGCTGAACGTCTCGAATGCGGCGGCCATTGCGCTTTATGCCGTGGCCACGCGCGAGGCGGCTGAATAA
- a CDS encoding FKBP-type peptidyl-prolyl cis-trans isomerase, producing MKQPHRALSPLALPLLTLPLCSLAALSLITSAHAAPVRKPAAAKAAPSAAKALLAANNAIIPLPLNPILPPAQRLCSAKTTTGLGYTVLRPANGAKPAEADYVLVNYIGYLAATGAVFDQGVKASFPVAGVIPGFSQGLQMVAKGGIVRLCIPAAMGYGAQEAGPIPANSDLVFQVELIDYKTGAEIEAMRKARAAATSEAAPADQQAAPTPQQ from the coding sequence ATGAAGCAACCGCACCGCGCCCTGTCGCCCCTCGCCCTCCCGCTCCTCACCCTGCCGCTGTGTTCCTTGGCGGCACTCTCGCTGATCACCAGCGCCCATGCCGCCCCGGTGCGCAAACCGGCCGCCGCCAAAGCCGCGCCATCGGCCGCCAAGGCGCTGCTCGCGGCCAACAATGCAATCATCCCGCTGCCGCTCAATCCCATCCTGCCCCCGGCCCAGCGCCTTTGCAGCGCCAAGACGACAACGGGGCTGGGTTATACGGTGCTGCGGCCTGCCAATGGCGCAAAACCCGCCGAGGCGGATTATGTGCTGGTCAATTACATCGGCTATCTGGCCGCCACCGGCGCGGTCTTTGATCAGGGCGTCAAGGCAAGCTTTCCGGTGGCCGGCGTGATCCCCGGCTTTTCACAAGGGCTGCAGATGGTGGCCAAGGGCGGCATTGTCCGCCTCTGCATTCCGGCCGCCATGGGCTATGGCGCGCAGGAAGCAGGCCCCATCCCCGCCAATTCCGATCTGGTGTTTCAGGTCGAGCTGATTGACTATAAGACCGGCGCCGAAATCGAGGCGATGCGCAAGGCCCGCGCGGCCGCCACTTCCGAGGCTGCTCCCGCCGACCAGCAAGCCGCACCCACACCGCAGCAATAA
- a CDS encoding sensor domain-containing diguanylate cyclase: MSDALLLGKISDTVVGAQTVEQLTRPLLTMLELVTGLESTYLTRIDEAAGVQSILYARNSREMQIPEGLSVPWDDTLCKRALEEGTNFTDDVAACWGDSEAAQALGICTYASTPVWLEDGSLFGTLCAASTQKRPITDAGRQVLVLFGALIQQHIQRENLLDKLARANRELESFSFTDTLTGLPNRRFIFQELTRLFSLAQREGRRVTLAFIDLDGFKLINDTYGHECGDAFLIQIGKRLAAGMRQSDLLGRLGGDEFVLAGLGPALDQDSALSVAAMQRRIAKLIEGHYDLPFCSMDYPGASLGIVSADPRETTVDKALKDADAAMYLEKRARRHQMAQPA; encoded by the coding sequence ATGTCGGACGCGTTGTTGCTGGGGAAAATTTCCGATACTGTCGTGGGGGCACAGACGGTTGAACAACTTACCCGGCCCTTGCTCACCATGCTCGAACTGGTCACAGGACTGGAAAGCACATACCTGACCCGCATTGACGAAGCGGCGGGTGTTCAGAGCATCCTTTATGCGCGCAACAGCCGGGAGATGCAGATCCCCGAAGGGCTGAGCGTGCCGTGGGATGACACTTTGTGCAAACGGGCGCTGGAGGAAGGGACCAATTTTACCGACGATGTGGCGGCCTGCTGGGGCGATTCAGAGGCGGCGCAAGCGCTCGGCATATGCACCTATGCCTCGACGCCGGTGTGGCTGGAGGATGGCAGCCTGTTCGGCACCTTATGCGCCGCCAGCACGCAAAAGCGTCCGATCACCGACGCGGGGCGTCAGGTGCTGGTCCTGTTTGGCGCGCTGATCCAGCAGCATATCCAGCGGGAAAACCTGCTCGACAAACTTGCGCGCGCCAATCGCGAGCTGGAAAGCTTCTCCTTTACCGACACGCTGACCGGCCTGCCCAACCGCCGGTTCATCTTTCAGGAACTCACCCGCCTGTTCAGCCTTGCCCAGCGGGAGGGGCGACGGGTGACGTTGGCCTTTATCGATCTTGATGGGTTCAAATTGATCAATGACACCTATGGCCACGAGTGCGGCGATGCCTTTCTGATCCAGATTGGCAAACGCCTGGCCGCAGGCATGCGGCAGAGCGATCTGTTGGGGCGTTTGGGGGGCGATGAATTCGTGCTGGCGGGGCTTGGCCCAGCGCTGGATCAGGACAGCGCGTTGAGCGTGGCCGCGATGCAGCGGCGCATCGCAAAGCTGATCGAGGGGCATTACGATTTGCCCTTCTGTTCGATGGACTATCCCGGCGCCAGCCTTGGCATCGTCAGCGCCGACCCGCGCGAGACCACCGTGGACAAGGCGCTCAAGGATGCCGATGCGGCCATGTATCTGGAAAAACGCGCGCGTCGCCATCAGATGGCCCAGCCGGCCTGA